CATTGTTGTTTATTTCTTCAGACATATATATCCCAGCAAAAAATTAATTTTCTGTTATTATTTTCGGCAATGACATGCTTAAAAAATAATAGCAAATAATATTTTATTTATATATTAATGATAATAAATATTGATAAAAATTGCTATAAATATTTGTTAATTTAGTTTGACAATAAGTATAATTTTTTTATAAATTCAATATCATACAAAAACTCTTTTTTATACTTAAAAATTAATATTGAAAATTTGACCTTTCAGAGTTATTACTATAAAATGTTATTTATGAAAAAATAGATATTGGAGTTATAATTATGAGTAAGGTTGTCAAGTTTTTATTATTATCCTATTCTCTGTTCTTATTTGCTTCTTGCGGCGGCGGAAGCATACATGAAGATGGAGTTTTGCGTTTGAATGTTGGTCCTGAGCCTCAAACTATAGACCCAACATTAAACTCTGCTATAGATGGCAGTATTTATATAATACATGCTTTTGAGGGGTTAGCGCAAAAAGATAAAGATGGTAAAATTGTAGGCGGTGTGGCTGAGAGTTGGGACGTTACTGATAACGGTACTAAATATGTATTTCATATTAGAAGCAATGCTAAATGGTCTGACGGAAAACCTGTTGTGGCTGATGATTTTGTATATAGCTGGAGAAGGGCTGCTGACCCTAAAACTGCTGCTAATTATAGTTATCAGATGGAGCCTTTAAAAAATGCTAAAAAGATTACTGCTGGTGAGATGCCTGTGGAATCTTTAGGGGTTAAGGCTATTGATGACAATACTTTAGAGGTTACTTTAGAAGCTCCTACACCATATTTTGATCAGCTTATGGCTTATCCTGTGTATTTCCCTTTGAGAAGAGATATTGTTGAGGCTAATCCTGATACTTGGACTATGAGTGCTGATACTTATATTGGAAATGGTCCTTTTAAAATGACTGAAAGACAAATTGATAGCAGAATAGTAATGGAAGTGAATACTAACTATTGGAATATTGATGTTATAGTTCCTAAGAAGTTAATTTTTATATTGATGGATAATCCTACTTATGTGGTTGCTGGTATAAAAGACGGTTCTATATATTTCTCTGACAGAGTACCTGCACAGGATATGGATACATTAAAAGAGGAAGGATATTTAGAAATAAAACCATATTTAGGTTTATATTATTATAGTTTAAATGTTACTAATGAAGCATTGAAAGATAAGAGGGTGAGAAGGGCATTAGCTTTGGCTATTGACAGAAATTATATAGTAGAGCAGGTTACAAGAGGAGGTCAGACTCCTGCTGCTGCTGTTGTTCCTCCTCAAATATCTGATGTTAATGGAAGCTTTAGAGATAATGGTGTAAATAGTTTTAGTTTAAATCCTGAAGATTATCAAAAAAACATAGAAGAGGCAAAACAATTATTAGCTGAAGCAGGTTATCCAAATGGAGAGAATTTCCCTGTACTTGAGTTTAAAACTAACCCGGGTGAGCATACTGCAGTATTTGAAGCTGTTCAGCAGATGTGGAAAAATAATTTAGGCATAGACACTACTATAGTAAGCGAAGAGTGGGCAGTATTCCAAGCATCACGTTATAGCAGAACTTATATTATAGCAAGAAATGGATGGATTGGTGATTATGATGACCCTATGACTTTTTTGGGTATGTTTTTAAGTTACAGCCCTCAGAATGTTGAAAGCTATAATAGTCCTATATATGACAGATTATTGGCTAATGCTTCTTCTACTGATGACAATAATATAAGAATGCCTTTACTTCATAAAGCAGAAGAATTGTTTATGGAAGACATGGCTATAATTCCTATATATTATTACACTTTGCCTTTATTGGTAAATGATAATTTAAAAGATGTTCAGTATGATGTGCTTGGTAAACATAAGTTTTTCTATGCTTATTATGACAATACTGAAAAATAATATTTTATAATACAATAAATTAAAGAGAGGCTTTTATTTAATAAAGAGTCTCTCTTTTTAGTTTTAAAAAATTATTTACACTCTCCGCCACAGTTATTATTATTTTATCAAAAAAGCATTTTATATCAATTTTTTGTTGCTGTCATTCTTAAAACATTCTGTTGTTTTGATTAGGATGTAAAAAATTTTATTCTTATATACTTTTCTTAAACTATAACTTATAATATGTAAATATAATCTAATAATGCAGTCTTTTTGGTTCTTTGTGACAACAAAAGAACTGGGGGTGCGGGGGCTAGTCCCCGCAAATAATTAAAAAAATATAGTTTTTAGAAACTTAAAATTTTTAGTCTACATTTCCGCACGTTGAGCTTGCTTAAAAATATAATTAAAATTGTTTTATAAAATTATTAATATTTGTTGTTTAGTTTACCGTGCGGCAGAGAATGTAACAAATTTAAAAAAGTCTTGGATGGGGGCAAAAATTAGAATTTAAAGCAAAAAAGAATATTAATGCAAAATTAAGAGTGAACACAGCAAGACTATAGGGTGGGGAATACTAAATAAAATTTTTTAATATATATCATTTTCTGTTTTTCTCCCCCCATATACATATAGCATCTAATATAGGTATTAAAGATTTTCCTCTTTTTGATAAGCTGTATTCTACTTTAGGCGGTATTTGAGGATATTCTTTTCTGCTAATTAAATCATCTTTTTCTAATTCTTTTAAAGTTACGCTCAACGTTTTATGAGATATGCTTGATATTATTCTTTTTAATTCATTATATCTTACAATTTTTAATTCTGATAATATATATAGTATTATCATTTTATATTTACCAGATATTAAAGACATTGTATAAGCGAATCCTGTATCTTCCATATATTTTTCTTTTAAATTATCTTTTTTCATAAAAATACACCTTTATACTTTACTTTTAGTTAGTATATAACATTTTTGTTAGTACTTGATTATAATAATATATAACACTATAATTATAATATCAATAGTTATTTTATAAACAGGAGTAAAAAATGAAAAAAATAGTAATATTAAATGGAAGCCCAAGATTAAACGGCAACACTTTTTCTTTAATAGAAGAGTTTACAAAGGGTGCTAAGCTTAATGGAAATGATATAATGAGATTTGATTTAGATAGAATGGATATACATTGCTGTAAGGGTTGTTTGAAAGGAGGTAAAAATCCAGATAGCCCTTGTTCTCAAAAAGATGATATGTTAAAAATATACCCGCATTATAAAGAAGCAGATATACTTGTTTTGGCTTCACCTATGTATTATTGGGCTTTTTCTGCTCAATTAAAGATAGCTATAGATAGATTATTTGCTGTTACAGAAATAGACCCGAATTATAAAACTCCGTATAAAGAGTGTTTTATGCTTATGGCAGCAGAGGGAGATGATGAAAATAATTCTAAGCCTGTTATAGAATATTATCATTACTTATTAAATTATCTTGGATGGAAAGATTTGGGATATTTAATAGCTGGAGGAGTGTTTAATGTTGGAGATATTAAATGTAAAAAAGAATTATTAAACAAAGCATTTGAAATGGGAAAATCTATATTATAAAAAATTAAAGAGGGGCTTTTGTTTAATCAAGGGTCTCTCTTTTTTTAAAATTATTTACACTCCCCGCCCTATAAGGTTTATTGTTTTAATTAAAAATAGAACATTCATTAATTTTATTGCTTTATTAAAAGAAGCACTCCCACCCTAGTTTTTATTAGTTTTTTGAATTTTCACTCCGCACGTTTAGCTTGCTTAAAAACATAATTAAAATTATTTTATAAAATTATTAATATTTGTTGTTTAGTTTAGCGTGCGGTAAATAATACAGCAAATTTAAAAAAGCAGCAAATTTTACTTGTTGTAACCTAATACAAAATCTTCCACTTCTTTGAAACTGTTTATATAATAATCATTTTTAAGGTCTAATAAAGTTTGTTTGTCTGTGATGCCGTATAATGCAATTAATACTTTTATGTTAGCATTTTTTGCAAACTCATAATCTGGAATGCCGTCTCCAACCATAATGCTTTCTTCTTCTATTAGACTATAGTCTTTTTTTAAATTGTACCAAATATTTATATCTGGCTTTCTGTAAGGATATATTCCATCGCCTATAACAGCTTTGAAATAATTAAATATATTTAGTTTTTTTGCTGTTGTTATTGTTATCTCGTTTGGCTTGTTTGATATTATAAACATATTAATATTGAGTTTATAAAGTGTTTTAAGTGTTTCTAATACATTGTCATAAAGCTTTGTATTTTCTGTAGAGTGTTTACTATAATAATCAATATAAAAGTTATACACATCATTTTCTATGCTTTCTAAATATTTTTTGTTGTATTTATCAGAAAAATGATTTAACACTCTATTTATTAAAAGCCTAGCACCATTGCCCACATATTTTTTTGTGTGTTCTATATCTAAACTTGGGAATTTGATATATTCCAAAGTTTTGTTTACACTTGCATTTATATCTGGAATGGAATCTATCAATGTTCCGTCTAAATCAAATATTATATTTTTAATCATAATATATTTTTATGCTGAAACAGTTTTTTTATGAGTGTTTCTAAGTTCTTTTAACTCTTTTTTTAATCTTCTTTTTTGATATGATTCAAGCCTATCTATAAAAGTAATTCCATTAGTATGGTCTATTTCATGCTGAAGAACTTTAGCTATATAATCTTTAGCTTCTAATATTTGCTCTTTATTTTCTTTGTCTATATATTTTACTTTTATTTCTTTGTATCTTGCAACCTCATCGCTTATTTTAGGAAAAGATAAACAACCCTCTTCTAATATTTCAGTCTCCTCTCCATGCCAAATTATTTCAGGATTAATTAAAGCCAACTTAAAATCAGGTTTAGTCTCATCATCAAAATCAGGTACAGATATTACTATTACTCTTTTTAATACTCCCACCTGTACAGCAGCAAGCCCAACACCATTAGCTTTATACATAGTTTCAAACATATCATCTATTAAAGTTAAAATCTCTTCATCTACATTTTCAACATAAGATGATTTTTGCTTTAATCTTTCATCTCCATAAATCACTAATTCTCTAATCATATATTTTTTATACTCCTCGTAAAATCCGCTTCTTCTATTAATAATAGTTATTATATAATAATAAACTTTTTATTTATAGTCAAGTTCTTTTTATAATTATATTGTCATGAAGCTATAGATATTGTACTTTTTCTTACTATAATATTTTTGATTCTATCTTTGATTGTAATACAACCTAACAGAGAAATCGATCTGAATTGTTATAAAAGTTAGTATATTATCCTAATTTTTTGTTTTAATAATTTTACAGTTATATTTTTATTTAATCGTAAGAAAAATTTTTTCATATATTCCGTGTAGCATTTCTGCAAGTCTGTTATATCTTGGTGCTGCTATAGAAATATATTTTCGTTCTAATTTCATTTTATAACAATATTTATCAAAAATATTTGTAAATTTTTTTGACCTTATGCTATAATTTTTAATAGTTCATGCAGTTTTATATTTCTTAAAAATGATTGACAAAAATATCAATTTATAATATGATATCTATTATGATAAAAAATGTAATTCTTAATCGCATCGCATCGCATCGCATCGCATCGCATCGCATCGCATCGCATCGCATCGCATCGCATCGCATCGCATCGCATCGCATCGCATCGCATCGCATCGCATCGCATCGCATCGCATCGCATCGCATCGCATTAATTAAAACTTTTTATTTAAAATATTTTTTTAAGTGCATTTACAACTTTTTTAATTGCTCGGTTTTGATATTGCAAAAATATTTAACTTTAATATAAGGATTATATTATGGGCAGAGGATATACTGAAAATCAAATTATAGAAATGGTAAAAGAAAGTTCAAAGAATATGTCTGAATTTTATAAAAAAGATTTTATTAATTATAGAGGAAAAACTATAGATACGAATAAAGAATATACAGAGGTAGTTTCAAAATGGCTTATAGAGAATATCTATTTATTAAACAAAATAGAAAAAATAACTCGTTTTTCTTCTTATAAAGTTGATACACATGATGGTATTCCCGATAACGATAATTCAAATCGTGAAGAGGAATTGCTGGCAATGGAATTGTTTAGAATCAAAGAGCTTCCAATTGTAGGAAAAATTATAGATTATCAAACTCCTTTAAAAAACAAGAGAAGCGATAGAGCAGGAAAAATTGATATTATAAGTATAGATGAAAATAAAACCGTACATATTTTGGAACTAAAAAGAGAAGACAGCAAAGAAACAATGCTTAGATGTGTTTTAGAAGCTTATACATATTTTAAAACTATAGATACGGAAAAATTTTTGGATGATTTTAAATTGCCCACTGATTCTATCATTGAAGCGTCTCCATTAGTATTTTTTGGAGGATATCAACATAAAGAAATGCAGGATATAGATAATTGCAAATATTTAAAAGAGTTGATGAATAAACTAGACATTGTTCCATTTTATATTAAAAAACAAAATAATTATAACATTATAAAAGGATGGATTATATTATGAAAGAAGTAAATGCTGAAACTATTTTTGGCGGTATTTTTGGTCTTGTATCGATTGTTGCAGCCGTAATGGAAATGTATTTTAGCGGATATGAAATGACGTCTATAGCCGGTGCCGTAAAAGATATATCTGCAACTATGGTGGCAGTAATGGTGTTGCTGTTGATTTTTAGAGATTTTTTTAGTAAAAAAATTAATATAAATTTTGAAGATAGATTTAAAAATAAACTGGATAGTTGGGCTCAAAATAACAGAACTATCATAAAAAAGAGCGATATAGATAAACAAGGCTTTTATGGTTATGATATGTTTACAGACATGAATAATTTTTATAAAGGAGCTAATTTCTCAAAAAATTCTGGATGGTTTGTAAGATTTCCTGAAATAAAAGAAAGTAATTATAACAGAAATGATATAAAAATAGATTTTCATTTAAATAAAGGCACTTTCTTTGAAGGTTTATTATTGCAACCTGAGGAATTAGAAGAAAGATATGAGAAAATAGCTTCTAACATTAGAGATTTTATATTTAAATTATATAGCAATAAGATGTCTGAAGCATTTTATAAAAATCAGACTATAACTATTATAATGTCAAATAAGATACAAACTGATGAAGAAATTGATTCTTTAATAAATATTTTAGACAGCATGATTAAAGCGTATTTGGTTTCTGCAAATATAAAGTTGTAATATATGCATATTCGTATTATTAGAGGACAAAATCAAATAGGAGGAAATATAATAGAGGTTAGTACAGAAAGTACTAAAATAATTCTCGATGTTGGAATTGAGTTGGATGAGAAAATTCCAGATGTTCCTTTGGTAAATGGATTATTTCAAGGTGAAGCAAATTATAATGCTGTTTTAATTAGCCATTATCATGGAGATCATATAGGGTTGATTAATAATATATTGCCGAATATCTCTATTTTTATGGGTGAAAAAGCCTATAATGTTTATAAAACTTCAATGGAATATTTGAATAATGATACAGTTGAAATATCAAATTTTTTTCGGTCTGAGAAAGAATTTTATATAGGAGATATTAATATAAAACCTATATTATGTGATCATTCTGCTTTCGATTCATATATGATATCATTATTTTCTAAAAATAAAAAAATACTTTATACAGGAGATTTCAGAGCGAGCGGAAGAAAAAGCTTTTACTCTTTACTGAAAAGGCTTGATAAAGTAGACGTTTTAATAACCGAGGGAACTACTCTTTCAAGAGAAAACTTTTATTCATATACAGAAAAAGACTTGGAAAAAAATGCCGTGGAAACTATACAAAACAATAATTATCCTGTTTTTGTATTAATGCCTTCTACAAATATCGATAGAATAGTTACATTTTATAAAGTAGCTATAAAGACTAATAGAATATTTTTGCAGGATACCTATATGGCAAGTATAACGGCAATAGCAGGAAATAATATACCAAATCCAAAAGATTTTAAAAATGTACGGGTATTTTTAACCATGCCTAGTAATAAAAATTATGAAATATTAAAATCGTATAGAGATAAAAAAATAGGCAGGAAGGGAATAGCAAAAGAAAATTTTATTATGTGCGTAAGATCTTCAATGAAAAGTTATTTGGAAAAATTATCAAATGAAATTTCTTTTAACGGAGGTATTCTCTTTTATTCAATGTGGAAAGGTTATTTGGAAAATGAGGATATGAGTAATTTTATAAAATTTATGGAAAATAAAGGAGTTGAAACTGTTTATTTACATACGAGCGGACATGCGGATGTAAATGCCATAGACAATTTGATAAAAAGAACCGAACCTAAATATATAATTCCCATTCATACGGAGAATTCTAAATGGTTTGAAAAATATAAAAATTGTGAAATTATTTATGATAATCAATTTAATTTTTAATAATATAAATTTTGGAGGGCAAAATGCTTACAGAAATTAAAATCAAAACTATAATGAAAGAAGTTGACAAAAACAATAAGGATATGATCAAAATTTTTGAAAATATCGATAAATTTATTGCGGATCAAAGAAGACAGATTGAAAAAATAGAAAGAGAAAACGAAAAATTGATGAGAGAGCTTTCTAGATAAAAAATTAATACATTTAATTTATATAGCTGATTATTGCATTAATTTTAAGATATGAATATACTTGAAGACTAAAAAAGTTT
This is a stretch of genomic DNA from Brachyspira sp. SAP_772. It encodes these proteins:
- a CDS encoding peptide ABC transporter substrate-binding protein is translated as MSKVVKFLLLSYSLFLFASCGGGSIHEDGVLRLNVGPEPQTIDPTLNSAIDGSIYIIHAFEGLAQKDKDGKIVGGVAESWDVTDNGTKYVFHIRSNAKWSDGKPVVADDFVYSWRRAADPKTAANYSYQMEPLKNAKKITAGEMPVESLGVKAIDDNTLEVTLEAPTPYFDQLMAYPVYFPLRRDIVEANPDTWTMSADTYIGNGPFKMTERQIDSRIVMEVNTNYWNIDVIVPKKLIFILMDNPTYVVAGIKDGSIYFSDRVPAQDMDTLKEEGYLEIKPYLGLYYYSLNVTNEALKDKRVRRALALAIDRNYIVEQVTRGGQTPAAAVVPPQISDVNGSFRDNGVNSFSLNPEDYQKNIEEAKQLLAEAGYPNGENFPVLEFKTNPGEHTAVFEAVQQMWKNNLGIDTTIVSEEWAVFQASRYSRTYIIARNGWIGDYDDPMTFLGMFLSYSPQNVESYNSPIYDRLLANASSTDDNNIRMPLLHKAEELFMEDMAIIPIYYYTLPLLVNDNLKDVQYDVLGKHKFFYAYYDNTEK
- a CDS encoding helix-turn-helix domain-containing protein, with amino-acid sequence MKKDNLKEKYMEDTGFAYTMSLISGKYKMIILYILSELKIVRYNELKRIISSISHKTLSVTLKELEKDDLISRKEYPQIPPKVEYSLSKRGKSLIPILDAICIWGEKNRK
- a CDS encoding flavodoxin family protein codes for the protein MKKIVILNGSPRLNGNTFSLIEEFTKGAKLNGNDIMRFDLDRMDIHCCKGCLKGGKNPDSPCSQKDDMLKIYPHYKEADILVLASPMYYWAFSAQLKIAIDRLFAVTEIDPNYKTPYKECFMLMAAEGDDENNSKPVIEYYHYLLNYLGWKDLGYLIAGGVFNVGDIKCKKELLNKAFEMGKSIL
- a CDS encoding HAD family hydrolase yields the protein MIKNIIFDLDGTLIDSIPDINASVNKTLEYIKFPSLDIEHTKKYVGNGARLLINRVLNHFSDKYNKKYLESIENDVYNFYIDYYSKHSTENTKLYDNVLETLKTLYKLNINMFIISNKPNEITITTAKKLNIFNYFKAVIGDGIYPYRKPDINIWYNLKKDYSLIEEESIMVGDGIPDYEFAKNANIKVLIALYGITDKQTLLDLKNDYYINSFKEVEDFVLGYNK
- the def gene encoding peptide deformylase — encoded protein: MIRELVIYGDERLKQKSSYVENVDEEILTLIDDMFETMYKANGVGLAAVQVGVLKRVIVISVPDFDDETKPDFKLALINPEIIWHGEETEILEEGCLSFPKISDEVARYKEIKVKYIDKENKEQILEAKDYIAKVLQHEIDHTNGITFIDRLESYQKRRLKKELKELRNTHKKTVSA
- a CDS encoding MBL fold metallo-hydrolase, giving the protein MHIRIIRGQNQIGGNIIEVSTESTKIILDVGIELDEKIPDVPLVNGLFQGEANYNAVLISHYHGDHIGLINNILPNISIFMGEKAYNVYKTSMEYLNNDTVEISNFFRSEKEFYIGDINIKPILCDHSAFDSYMISLFSKNKKILYTGDFRASGRKSFYSLLKRLDKVDVLITEGTTLSRENFYSYTEKDLEKNAVETIQNNNYPVFVLMPSTNIDRIVTFYKVAIKTNRIFLQDTYMASITAIAGNNIPNPKDFKNVRVFLTMPSNKNYEILKSYRDKKIGRKGIAKENFIMCVRSSMKSYLEKLSNEISFNGGILFYSMWKGYLENEDMSNFIKFMENKGVETVYLHTSGHADVNAIDNLIKRTEPKYIIPIHTENSKWFEKYKNCEIIYDNQFNF